Genomic window (Methyloprofundus sp.):
AGTGGCTCACAAAAAGGCTTTATGTTGCCAGCTGGTTTGGCAATCGTTGCTTTCAGTCAAAAAGCTTTAAAAATGACTGAAACAGCTACTTTCCCACGTTGTTTCTTCGACTTAAAAGACCAAATGGCGCAAAATGCCATGGGTTATACGCCATACACACCTTCTACACCTATGCTACACGGCTTACGTGCATCATTGGACTTACTATTAGAAGAAGGTATGGAAAATGTATACGCACGCCATCATCGCTTAGGTGAAGGTACACGTAAAGCAATTGCAGCTTGGGGTTTAAAACTTTGTGCACAACCAGGTTTTGAATCTGATACCGTTTCTGCCATTGTCGTGCCTGAAGATAAAGATGCGCGTGATGTGATTGCAACTGCATTCAATAAATACGATATTTCTTTAGGTGCCGGCTTAACAGAACTGATGGGCAAAGTATTCCGTATTGGCCACATCGGCGATATGAATGATGTCTCTATGCTAGGTGCAATTGCTGGTGTGGAAATGGCATTATTAGATAGTGGCTTTGACATTGTTCCAGGTAGTGGTGTCGCAGCAGCTATTGAATATTATCGTTCAACAGCGGCATAAGTAAGCAAAGAACTGTAAGGTTTAGGCACCACCAGCTTTGGCTGTGGTGCCTTTTTTATGCTACTTATGCAAAATCCCCTCGCTTTAATAAGTGAATTAAATTTCACCCTCCCTTATGAATAAACCCAAAGTATTTATCACGCGTAAATGGCCTGCTTCTGTCGAAGCAAAGCTAATCGAACGCTACGATGTCACTTTAAATACCAATGATCGCCCCCTTAGTGCGGCCGATTTTCAATCTGCCCTACAAAACTACGATGCAGTTTGCCCCACCGTCTGCGATACATTTCCCGCTGAAGTGCTTAATATTACCAATAAACGCTGTAAAATTCTGGCCAACTTTGGCGTGGGTTTTAACCATATTGATGTCAGTGCAGCGCAAACACAAAATTTAATTATCACCAATACTCCAGGTGTACTGACCCATAGCACTGCCGATATAGCCATGACCTTATTATTGATGTCAGCACGTCGTGGTGCCGAAGGTGATCGCTTGGTACGCAACAAACAATGGCAAGGCTGGTGTCCAACGCATATGCTAAGCAGCAATGTCACAGGCGCAACGCTTGGACTCATTGGTTTTGGTCGTATTGCCCAAGCAATGGCACGCAAAGCGCATCATGGATTTGATATGAACATTATTTATTACAAGCCCAGCCCCGCTGATGAATATGTAGTCGATGACCTACAAGCCACCCGTTGCAACTCTATCGAAGAATTGATGACACAAGCAGACTTTGTCTCACTGCATTGCCCTGGCAATGCAGACACTAAACATTTAATTAATGCCGAGTTGTTGCAGAAAATGCAACCTACAGCCCACCTTATTAATACCGCTCGCGGGGATGTTGTCGATACCCACGCTCTTATTAATGCCTTAAAAAATAAACAAATTGCAGGTGCAGGCCTCGATGTTTATGAAGGCGAACCCAATATACCAGATGAATTATTAGCACTCGATAATGTCTCACTGCTCCCGCATTTAGGTAGTGCCACTTTAGCAACAAGAACGGCTATGGGCGAAAAAGTGCTCGATAATTTAGCTGCATTTTTTGCAGGTAAACCCTTACCTGATCAAATCATATAGGAAACACCATGAGCTTAAATAGCTACCAAAACGTCGATAGAGAAGCCTTGGCGCAAGATCTCGATGTTATTTACAAAGAAGCCTTAGAACGTACAGGCGATACAGATTTTAAACATTTACAAAAAATGGAACGCTGGGGGAAATTTTGTTCCTTAATCGGCTATGGCACCGCATGGATTTTCCCCAACCCTATTTCGGCACTGTTTATCAGCCAAGGTAGCTTTACTCGCTGGACGCAAATGACTCACCCTATCGTGCATAGAGGCTACGATAAAATAGACAACATACCTGAACACTATACCAGTAAAAAATTCGCACAAGGCTGGCGACGTTTTTTAGATTGGCCTGATTGGATCACCCCGGCAGGCTGGCATCAAGAGCATGACGTTTTACACCACTATAATTTAGGGGAAAAACTAGACCCAGATCATCTGCAACATAATATGGAATGGCTACGTCAATCCAAAGCGCCCATGTGGTTACGTTTCGCTGTTGTTGGTATATTCACTGCAAGTTGGAAAATACTCTATTACACCCCTAGAACCCATAAAGAACTGCGCTTAAGTCAAGCACGCCAAAACAGAGAGGGAGATCCAGAACTAACCCGCACAGGTGCTTGGAGCTTATTTACCAAACAAGGTCGCGCATTATGGTTTGAAAGCTTATTACCTTATATTGGCTTCCGTTTTGTTTTCATACCCGCCCTATTTTTGCCTCTAGGCACCTTTGCAGCAACTAGCGTATTACTCACCTCA
Coding sequences:
- a CDS encoding alanine-glyoxylate transaminase/serine-glyoxylate transaminase/serine-pyruvate transaminase; the protein is MAGRNHLFIPGPTNSPHEVLSAMHVPMEDHRAPTFPLLLKPILEDLKKIFKTETGQAFVFPATGTAGWEIAFTNTLNPGDKVLIYRFGQFSHLWMNMAQRLGLDVEFHEVEWGKGIPLDALEARLKEDSAHEIKAVLATHNETATGVTSDIAGVRKAMDASSHPALLFVDGVSSIASLDFRMEDWGIDGAISGSQKGFMLPAGLAIVAFSQKALKMTETATFPRCFFDLKDQMAQNAMGYTPYTPSTPMLHGLRASLDLLLEEGMENVYARHHRLGEGTRKAIAAWGLKLCAQPGFESDTVSAIVVPEDKDARDVIATAFNKYDISLGAGLTELMGKVFRIGHIGDMNDVSMLGAIAGVEMALLDSGFDIVPGSGVAAAIEYYRSTAA
- a CDS encoding glyoxylate reductase gives rise to the protein MNKPKVFITRKWPASVEAKLIERYDVTLNTNDRPLSAADFQSALQNYDAVCPTVCDTFPAEVLNITNKRCKILANFGVGFNHIDVSAAQTQNLIITNTPGVLTHSTADIAMTLLLMSARRGAEGDRLVRNKQWQGWCPTHMLSSNVTGATLGLIGFGRIAQAMARKAHHGFDMNIIYYKPSPADEYVVDDLQATRCNSIEELMTQADFVSLHCPGNADTKHLINAELLQKMQPTAHLINTARGDVVDTHALINALKNKQIAGAGLDVYEGEPNIPDELLALDNVSLLPHLGSATLATRTAMGEKVLDNLAAFFAGKPLPDQII
- a CDS encoding NADPH-dependent stearoyl-CoA 9-desaturase: MSLNSYQNVDREALAQDLDVIYKEALERTGDTDFKHLQKMERWGKFCSLIGYGTAWIFPNPISALFISQGSFTRWTQMTHPIVHRGYDKIDNIPEHYTSKKFAQGWRRFLDWPDWITPAGWHQEHDVLHHYNLGEKLDPDHLQHNMEWLRQSKAPMWLRFAVVGIFTASWKILYYTPRTHKELRLSQARQNREGDPELTRTGAWSLFTKQGRALWFESLLPYIGFRFVFIPALFLPLGTFAATSVLLTSILAEAFTNMHSFLVIVPNHAGDDVMMFEEKGKGRGEFFLRQILGSVNYPTGSDFNDFFYGWLNYQVEHHLWPDLPLSQYQYVQPKVVEICKKHGIPYRQDSVFKRLLKAVDIMVGRTSMLKPDLATTG